A genomic region of Chitinophagales bacterium contains the following coding sequences:
- a CDS encoding MerR family transcriptional regulator yields the protein MSQYSIKDLELLTGIKSHTLRIWESRYNVITPKRTKTNIRYYLDEDLRKILNVAHLNKLGYKISKIAKLSEEERNELVLENSVDCEQIEGQIQCLTKAMLNYDEQEFNHLLANATLKMGFERCMLEIAYPFLEKIGKLWQASSICVAQEHFVSNLLRQKIIVATDGQMLKDPENSKRAILFCPPGEIHELNLLFVNYILRIRNIHTLYLGTDMPLCDLSNVKAHYKPHCFVMAMTAGYAQKNQSALNEQLKIQLGDTPGFLIGSLCNKKSEWHKNIHLVKNIKELEKQLKSLV from the coding sequence ATGAGTCAATATTCGATAAAAGATTTAGAATTGCTTACCGGCATTAAATCCCATACCTTGCGAATATGGGAAAGCCGCTATAATGTCATTACTCCAAAACGCACCAAAACAAACATTCGCTACTACCTGGATGAAGACCTCAGAAAAATCCTCAATGTAGCCCACTTAAATAAACTTGGTTATAAGATTTCTAAAATTGCCAAACTTTCTGAGGAGGAACGAAATGAACTGGTTCTTGAAAACAGTGTAGATTGCGAACAGATTGAAGGTCAGATTCAATGTCTTACAAAAGCAATGCTCAACTATGACGAGCAAGAATTCAATCATTTGCTGGCGAATGCTACATTGAAAATGGGTTTTGAAAGATGTATGCTTGAAATTGCGTATCCCTTTCTGGAAAAAATCGGAAAATTATGGCAGGCATCTTCTATTTGCGTGGCTCAGGAGCATTTTGTAAGTAATTTATTGCGGCAAAAAATCATTGTTGCCACTGACGGACAAATGCTAAAAGATCCGGAAAACTCAAAGCGTGCAATACTCTTTTGTCCACCCGGAGAAATACACGAGCTCAATTTACTTTTTGTCAATTATATACTGCGCATACGCAATATTCACACTTTATACCTGGGTACAGATATGCCCCTTTGCGATCTCTCTAATGTTAAGGCACATTACAAGCCACATTGTTTTGTTATGGCAATGACCGCAGGTTATGCTCAAAAAAATCAAAGTGCACTTAACGAACAATTAAAAATTCAACTAGGAGATACTCCGGGTTTTTTAATTGGCAGCCTTTGCAATAAAAAATCAGAATGGCATAAAAACATTCACCTCGTTAAAAACATCAAAGAGCTCGAAAAGCAGCTAAAATCATTAGTTTAA
- a CDS encoding RNA polymerase sigma factor — MAVMNFTDKVVDYTNNLLPFAVNLTKDKESAHDLLQETVYRAITNEDKYQSGTNLKAWLFTIMRNIFINNYRKNQKRNTLIDTTENLYFINNAGTVIENESSTNFVMEDLMRAVNNLSDDFKIPFVMHYEGFKYHEIADKLNLPLGTVKSRIFFARKELKSKLKPYDRNKYNR, encoded by the coding sequence ATGGCTGTTATGAATTTCACCGATAAAGTTGTCGATTACACAAATAACCTTTTGCCATTTGCGGTAAATCTCACAAAAGACAAAGAATCTGCACATGACTTATTGCAGGAAACTGTTTACAGAGCAATTACAAATGAAGATAAATACCAGAGTGGCACCAACCTCAAAGCGTGGTTGTTTACCATTATGAGAAATATTTTCATCAATAACTACCGCAAAAACCAAAAGCGCAATACGCTGATTGACACGACTGAAAACCTCTATTTTATTAACAATGCAGGCACGGTAATCGAAAATGAATCTTCTACCAATTTTGTAATGGAAGATTTAATGCGCGCTGTAAATAATCTAAGTGATGATTTCAAAATTCCTTTCGTAATGCATTATGAAGGGTTTAAATATCACGAAATTGCAGACAAATTAAACTTGCCACTGGGAACAGTTAAAAGTCGCATTTTCTTTGCCCGTAAAGAATTGAAGTCAAAACTAAAACCATACGACAGAAATAAATACAACCGCTAA
- a CDS encoding sigma-70 family RNA polymerase sigma factor, with the protein MKKELTDQVLVKDYLNGNESALETLINRHRNRIFGAIVIFVKDTNLANDIFQDTFIKVIKTLRSGNYKEEGKFLPWVLRIAHNLCVDHFRKSKRAPKFSGSDEFDIFDVLKLDDANAEEIITTGETHDKVRKILQELPEEQKEVVIMRHYAGLSFKEISENTGVSINTALGRMRYALINMRKFIEENHIQL; encoded by the coding sequence ATGAAGAAAGAATTAACAGATCAGGTTTTGGTAAAAGATTACCTCAACGGAAACGAATCGGCATTAGAAACATTGATCAATCGACATAGAAACCGAATTTTCGGTGCCATCGTAATTTTTGTGAAAGATACTAATCTGGCCAATGATATTTTCCAGGACACTTTTATAAAAGTTATCAAGACCTTGCGTTCAGGAAATTATAAGGAAGAAGGAAAATTTCTGCCCTGGGTTTTGAGAATAGCACATAATTTATGTGTTGATCATTTCAGAAAATCCAAAAGAGCGCCAAAGTTCAGCGGCTCTGATGAGTTTGATATTTTCGATGTGCTCAAATTGGATGACGCCAATGCTGAAGAAATTATCACTACCGGTGAGACGCATGATAAAGTCAGGAAAATTCTGCAGGAATTGCCTGAAGAGCAAAAAGAAGTGGTGATTATGCGGCATTATGCAGGTTTGAGCTTTAAAGAAATATCAGAAAACACTGGTGTAAGTATCAATACAGCACTTGGACGTATGCGCTATGCGCTTATTAATATGCGCAAATTCATTGAAGAAAATCACATTCAATTGTAA